A region of the Aulosira sp. FACHB-615 genome:
CAGGTTGGAGAAGTGCTATTTAATACTTTGTTTGACGATACGCTGCGTCAGGACTTTGTAAATTTTCATTTCCAGGTTGTACAGCAAGAAAGGCAACTGTTACGAGTCGAACTAGACATTGATGAACAAGGAATGCCTGAAATTGCTGCATTACCTTGGGAATTTATGTATTTACCTGGAAGTACCCACTCAAATGAACTTTGGATAGCTACTGATCCAAACTTGGTCTTTTCTCGCCGACGCTCCCAATGGCATCCAGCCCCACCAATTCAGCTAGAACAAGGAGAAAAATTAAAAATTGCTTTGGCGATCGCAGCACCTCAAGATTTGGGAACAGTTGAATACCAGACAGTACAAACAGCATTGCAAGAACTAGCAAATAACCAACCGGAACACATTGAATTTTTGCCTATTGTCAATCCTGCTACCTCTATCGAAATTGATACTGTACTCGAACAACAACCTCATATTTTTCACTTTATCGGGCATGGACGCTTGCAAAATGAAGATGGTGAGGATGTGGGTGAAATTGCATTGGTGAAAAAAGTTTTTAACACAGAAAAAGCAGATTGGGTAGATGCTAATTTTTTTGGTGGGCTTTTTAACCGTCACCGCCCAGGAATTGTATTTCTACAAGCCTGTGAAGGTGGAATGCTTTCTGAATCTGAGGCTTTTGTTGGTGTTGCCTCTAAAATTGTGCAGCAGAATATTCCAGTTGTTGTAGCAATGCAGTATGAAATAACAAATCTTAGAGCTAGCCAATTTGCTTGCGAATTCTACAAAAGGTTAGCTAAGGATACACCCGTAGATATTGCAGCACAGAATGCTCGACGTACTGTTGCTCTGGATACAAAATATCAAAACCGTGATTTTGCCACACTTATCAAATTTATGCGCGTGCAGGATGGGTATTTATTTAAGCGTCAGAGTCCAGAAAATGAGAGACAAGGTAAAAGTAACTTTGACCAATCTATCCCAAAATTTGGTGTAAAAAGCGATAACCAAATGATTCAAAACGTGCAGCAATATGGAAACAACAATATCAACTCTGGTTCAGCCAACGATTTTAGGATTGGAGATGATTATTACCTTTCAGAATCATCAAAAATCGACTCCGATTCAAAAAAAAAGACAACTTGAGTCCAGATATAACTTACTTTCATGCTGATTTTAAGGCAGCCTGTGAGGAAATTCTACTTTTAGAATGCTATAAGGAGTTCCACGATTTACTACACAAATTAGAATTTCAATGTTATAGCAGCATTGTTAGAGAAGTGAGGCAATTTCCAAACGATGAAACAGGTAGAGAGATGCTCAAAGACTCATTGCTAACATTAGAGCAAATAATTGAAGAGTCCAATGTGCTTGGTGTTCAACATAATTTACCTAACAGTGATTTTATATGGATTAAAGAGTTAGAAAAATCAAAAGTATCACTTCAACAAGCTATTGAGGAATTAGACATAAATTCACTGAATTTTACTATTTATATAATCAATCAAACAATTAACAACATTCCTAATTTAGTAAATACAAAAATCAGTCAAGTAGCATTTTCGCTGCGAGTATCTTCATTTATAGATAGAACGACATCTATACTTAACTCTCTAACCAACAAAAATATAAATTCAGAAAAAATTGTTTATTGCCAAGATTT
Encoded here:
- a CDS encoding CHAT domain-containing protein, encoding MPTARVKASFDMDKSYYTYRIRIANFERVQVEKKDAQHQLLGEPSGVFRYRNNLEEIHSQINTARNGEIKNSKQARQVGEVLFNTLFDDTLRQDFVNFHFQVVQQERQLLRVELDIDEQGMPEIAALPWEFMYLPGSTHSNELWIATDPNLVFSRRRSQWHPAPPIQLEQGEKLKIALAIAAPQDLGTVEYQTVQTALQELANNQPEHIEFLPIVNPATSIEIDTVLEQQPHIFHFIGHGRLQNEDGEDVGEIALVKKVFNTEKADWVDANFFGGLFNRHRPGIVFLQACEGGMLSESEAFVGVASKIVQQNIPVVVAMQYEITNLRASQFACEFYKRLAKDTPVDIAAQNARRTVALDTKYQNRDFATLIKFMRVQDGYLFKRQSPENERQGKSNFDQSIPKFGVKSDNQMIQNVQQYGNNNINSGSANDFRIGDDYYLSESSKIDSDSKKKTT